Sequence from the Microbacterium sp. AZCO genome:
CGAACGCCGGCGCCGACATCATCGGTGTGAGCGCATCGCAGGCGCCGGGCAGCGAGATCGAGGCGGCGGTGACGGCCGCCGGTCGCTCGTTCGAGGGCTTCTCGTGCGACTTCGCCGACCCCGACGCCGTCGACGCCCTGGGCGCCGCCCTCGCGGAGCGCGGGATCGACATCCTCGTCAACAACGCCGGCACGATCGAGCGCGCCCCCGCCGCGGAGCATCCGCTCGAACTGTGGGATCGCGTCATCCAGGTCAACCTCTCGAGTCAGTTCCGCCTCACGCAGGCGCTCGCGCGCCCCATGCTCACGCGCGGGCGCGGCAAGGTCATCTTCACGGCGTCGCTCCTGAGCTTCCAGGGCGGCATCAACGTGCCCGGATACGCCGCCGCCAAGTCCGGCATCGCGGGCCTCACGAAGGCACTCGCGAACGAGTGGACGGCCCACGGCGTGACGGTCAACGCGATCGCGCCGGGCTACATCGCGACCGACAACACCGAGGCCTTGCGCGCCGACCCGGACCGTTCGAAGGCGATCCTCGACCGGATCCCCGCGGGGCGCTGGGGCGCGGCATCCGATCTCGCCGGCGCCACCGTCTTCCTCGCCTCTCCCGCCTCCGATTACGTCTCGGGCGTCGTGCTGCCCGTCGATGGCGGCTGGCTCGGCCGCTGACCTCTCGATCCACCCTCAA
This genomic interval carries:
- a CDS encoding SDR family oxidoreductase; translated protein: MSDLFSLAGRTAVVTGARRGIGFGMALALANAGADIIGVSASQAPGSEIEAAVTAAGRSFEGFSCDFADPDAVDALGAALAERGIDILVNNAGTIERAPAAEHPLELWDRVIQVNLSSQFRLTQALARPMLTRGRGKVIFTASLLSFQGGINVPGYAAAKSGIAGLTKALANEWTAHGVTVNAIAPGYIATDNTEALRADPDRSKAILDRIPAGRWGAASDLAGATVFLASPASDYVSGVVLPVDGGWLGR